A single Dreissena polymorpha isolate Duluth1 chromosome 14, UMN_Dpol_1.0, whole genome shotgun sequence DNA region contains:
- the LOC127858753 gene encoding uncharacterized protein LOC127858753 isoform X2 — MPASLQCISLQSVECSSEWLCSLWITLCSLDHQVECELWNVVLKSNEEARGNESHSYLLDLRSELLAHDMSNIEILVETGSKELFEILRDTSIGILNLPTAYSSSLASEILHTLNKLTKLYLRGTYTGRCDLKMPASLKCISLSEVTCSPEWLCSLLITLCSLDHKVKCELWDVVLKSNEEASGDESHTQLSDMRSEIMSKDMSNLKILVDKVSQELFEILRNTSIGILDLRTADNASLASEILHTLNKLTKLYLRGTYTGRCDLKMPASLQCISLQSVECSSEWLCSLWITLCSLDHQVKCELWDVVLKSNEEASGDESHTQLSDLRSEIMSKDMSNLKILVDKVSQELFEILRNTSIGILDLRTADNASLASEILHTLNKLTKLYLRGTYTGRCDLKMPASLQCISLQSVECSSEWLCSLWITLCSLDHQVECELWNVVLKSNEEARGNESHSYLLDLRSELLAHDMSNIEILVETGSKELFEILRDTSIGILNLPTAYSSSLASEILHTLNKLTKLYLRGTYTGRCDLKMPASLQCISLQSVECSSEWLCSLWITLSSLDHQVECDLWGVVLKSNEEASGNESHSYLLDLRSELLAHDMSNIEKLVETGSKELFEMLRDTSIGILNLPTADNASLAADILHTLNKLTKLYLWGTYTGRCDLKMPASLQCISLPEVTCSPEWLCSLLITLCSLDHKVKCELWDVVLKSNEEARENESHSYLLDVRSELLAHDMSNIKILVKTGSKELFEILRDTSIGILNLRTADNASLASDILHTLNKLTKLYLRETYTGRCDLKMPASLKCISLQSVECSSEWLCSLWITLSSLDHKVECELWNAVLKSNEEASGNESHSYLLDLRSELLAHDMSNIKILVTTGSKELIEILRDTSIGILNLPTADSASLASEILHTLNKLTKLYLMGTYTGRCDLKLPSSLQCISLRNGECSPEWLGSFFITLSEVYHQVECTMFDFRVKTSDTGSGIESGITVIRSELLSCDLSHVKLYVENDSRIPFELVRGTNIDSLLLTSNDYASLDLVTQSSLTMLKEIRFKGIHMTRFHHKLPSTLQFMILCDGYCSPDWLKSLMIHLSTLDHTVRLYLYEYALVSSGESNAMVLEPPILKCEDLSNVKLELMKDSPGLYETLPTINITSLNMTQIEHPNILSQTLPLLTHLQQLRMCLKQYTVMQLPGSIKYVFIIYTTFSPSSLQHFVQDMYTAQHNVQCKLLFRVEGNEDDYTRIKHEVCKLESVEMQKFEVVDKRHFRGAVAAAATLSATADEADDDFDKHLLRREGYVDSRTWLHYCKIRLKFEFR, encoded by the exons atgcctgcttcattgcagtgtattagtctgcagagtgtcgaatgttcatctgagtggctgtgcagttTGTGGATCACGCTGTGTTCATTAGATCATCAGGTCGAGTGTGAGCTGTGGAATGTTGTATTGAAGTCAAATGAAGAAGCCCGTGGAAACGaatcacattcatatttattagacttgcgatctgaattactggcacatgacatgtccaatattgagatattagtggaaactggcagtaaggaactgtttgaaatattacgtgatacaagtatagggatccttaaTCTGCCAACGGCTTATAGTTCCTcgttagcatccgagattcttcacacgcttaACAAGCTAACAAAGCTTTATTTGAGGGGGACCTATACTGGTCGTTGTGATCTCAAGATGCCTGCTTCATTGAAGTGTATTAGTCTGTCGGAAGTCACATGTTCacctgagtggctgtgcagcttgttgatcacgctgtgTTCATTAGATCATAAGgtcaagtgtgagctgtgggatgttgtattgaagTCAAATGAAGAAGCCAGTGGAGACGAATCACATACACAATTATCTGACATGAGATCTGAAATAATGTCAAAAGATATGTCCAATCTTAAGATACTAGTTGACAAGGTCAGtcaggaactgtttgaaatattacgtaatacaagtatagggatcctagacCTGAGAACGGCTGATAATGCCTCGTTAGcatcagagattcttcacacgctcaacaagctaacaaagctttatttgagggggacctatacgggtcgtTGTGATCTCAAGatgcctgcttcattgcagtgtattagtctgcagagtgtcgaatgttcatctgagtggctgtgcagttTGTGGATCACGCTGTGTTCATTAGATCATCAG gtcaagtgtgagctgtgggatgttgtattgaagTCAAATGAAGAAGCCAGTGGAGACGAATCACATACACAATTATCTGACCTGAGATCTGAAATAATGTCAAAAGATATGTCCAATCTTAAGATACTAGTTGACAAGGTCAGtcaggaactgtttgaaatattacgtaatacaagtatagggatcctagacCTGAGAACGGCTGATAATGCCTCGTTAGcatcagagattcttcacacgctcaacaagctaacaaagctttatttgagggggacctatacgggtcgtTGTGATCTCAAGatgcctgcttcattgcagtgtattagtctgcagagtgtcgaatgttcatctgagtggctgtgcagttTGTGGATCACGCTGTGTTCATTAGATCATCAGGTCGAGTGTGAGCTGTGGAATGTTGTATTGAAGTCAAATGAAGAAGCCCGTGGAAACGaatcacattcatatttattagacttgcgatctgaattactggcacatgacatgtccaatattgagatattagtggaaactggcagtaaggaactgtttgaaatattacgtgatacaagtatagggatccttaaTCTGCCAACGGCTTATAGTTCCTcgttagcatccgagattcttcacacgctcaacaagctaacaAAGCTTTATTTGAGGGGGACCTATACTGGTCGTTGTGATCTCAAGatgcctgcttcattgcagtgtattagtctgcagagtgtcgaatgttcatctgagtggctgtgcagttTGTggatcacgctctcttcattagatcatcaggTCGAGTGTGATCTGTGGGGTGTTGTATTGAAGTCAAATGAAGAAGCCAGTGGAAACGaatcacattcatatttattagaCTTGCGATCTGAATTACTGGCACATGACATGTCCAATATTGAGAAATTAGTGGAAactggcagtaaggaactgtttgaaatgttacgtgatacaagtatagggatccttaaCCTGCCAACGGCTGATAATGCCTCATTAGCAGCAGAtattcttcacacgctcaacaagctaacaaagctttatttgtgggggacctatacgggtcgtTGTGATCTCAAGatgcctgcttcattgcagtgtattagtctgcCGGAAGTCACATGTTCacctgagtggctgtgcagcttgttgatcacgctgtgTTCATTAGATCATAAGgtcaagtgtgagctgtgggatgttgtattgaagTCAAATGAAGAAGCCCGTGAAAACGaatcacattcatatttattagaCGTGCGATCTGAATTACTGGCACATGACATGTCCAATATTAAGATATTAGTAAAAACaggcagtaaggaactgtttgaaatattacgtgatacaagtatagggatcctaaaCCTGAGAACGGCTGATAATGCCTCGTTAGCATCAGAtattcttcacacgctcaacaagctaacaAAGCTTTATTTGAGGGAGACCTATACGGGTCGTTGTGATCTCAAGATGCCTGCTTCATTGAAGTGTATTAGTCTGCAGAgtgtcgaatgttcatctgagtggctgtgcagttTGTggatcacgctctcttcattagatcataaGGTCGAGTGTGAGCTGTGGAATGCTGTATTGAAGTCAAATGAAGAAGCCAGTGGAAACGaatcacattcatatttattagaCTTGCGATCTGAATTACTGGCACATGACATGTCCAATATTAAGATATTAGTGACAACTGGCAGTAAGGAACTGattgaaatattacgtgatacaagtatagggatccttaaTCTTCCAACGGCTGATAGTGCCTcgttagcatccgagattcttcacacgctcaacaagctaacaAAGCTTTATTTGATGGGGACTTATACGGGTCGTTGTGATCTCAAGCTGCCCTcttcattgcagtgtattagtctgcGGAATGGTGAGTGTTCACCTGAGTGGTTGGGCAGCTTTTTTATCACGCTGTCGGAAGTATATCATCAAGTTGAGTGTACAATGTTTGATTTTCGTGTAAAAACAAGTGATACAGGAAGTGGTATTGAGTCAGGCATAACTGTTATTCGTAGTGAATTGTTGTCATGTGACTTATCTCATGTTAAACTATACGTTGAAAACGATAGTAGAATCCCGTTCGAACTTGTTCGTGGTACGAATATAGATTCTCTGTTACTCACAAGTAATGACTATGCTTCCCTGGATTTGGTGACACAAAGCTCCTTAACCATGCTTAAAGAAATTCGTTTCAAGGGAATTCACATGACACGTTTTCATCACAAATTACCATCTACTCTGCAATTTATGATTTTATGTGATGGATATTGTTCACCAGATTGGTTGAAAAGTTTGATGATACACCTGTCTACATTAGACCATACTGTCCGTTTGTACTTGTACGAATATGCTCTGGTATCGAGTGGTGAGTCAAATGCCATGGTTTTGGAACCGCCTATTTTGAAATGTGAAGATTTGTCGAATGTTAAATTGGAGTTAATGAAGGACTCCCCTGGATTGTATGAAACGTTACCCACAATTAATATTACCAGTCTGAACATGACGCAAATCGAACATCCCAACATTCTGTCACAGACACTGCCTCTACTCACCCACTTGCAGCAGCTAAGgatgtgtttaaaacaatatacgGTGATGCAACTACCAGGATCTATAAAGTATGTGTTTATAATTTACACAACATTTTCCCCTTCATCGTTACAACATTTCGTGCAGGACATGTATACCGCACAACATAACGTACAATGTAAATTGCTGTTCCGTGTTGAAGGGAATGAAGATGATTATACGAGAATTAAACACGAAGTGTGTAAACTGGAGTCAGTAGAAATGCAAAAGTTTGAAGTTGTAGACAAACGACATTTTCGGGgggctgttgctgctgctgctactcttTCTGCTACCGCTGACGAGGCTGATGACGATTTTGATAAGCATTTACTACGGAGAGAGGGATATGTTGATTCTCGAACGTGGTTGCACTATTGTAAAATTCGACTCAAATTTGAATTTAGATAA
- the LOC127858753 gene encoding uncharacterized protein LOC127858753 isoform X1 encodes MPASLQCISLQSVECSSEWLCSLWITLCSLDHQVECELWNVVLKSNEEARGNESHSYLLDLRSELLAHDMSNIEILVETGSKELFEILRDTSIGILNLPTAYSSSLASEILHTLNKLTKLYLRGTYTGRCDLKMPASLKCISLSEVTCSPEWLCSLLITLCSLDHKVKCELWDVVLKSNEEASGDESHTQLSDMRSEIMSKDMSNLKILVDKVSQELFEILRNTSIGILDLRTADNASLASEILHTLNKLTKLYLRGTYTGRCDLKMPASLQCISLQSVECSSEWLCSLWITLCSLDHQVECELWNVVLKSNEEARGNESHSYLLDLRSELLAHDMSNIEILVETGSKELFEILRDTSIGILNLPTAYSSSLASEILHTLNKLTKLYLRGTYTGRCDLKMPASLKYISLSEVTCSPEWLCSLLITLCSLDHKVKCELWDVVLKSNEEASGDESHTQLSDLRSEIMSKDMSNLKILVDKVSQELFEILRNTSIGILDLRTADNASLASEILHTLNKLTKLYLRGTYTGRCDLKMPASLQCISLQSVECSSEWLCSLWITLCSLDHQVECELWNVVLKSNEEARGNESHSYLLDLRSELLAHDMSNIEILVETGSKELFEILRDTSIGILNLPTAYSSSLASEILHTLNKLTKLYLRGTYTGRCDLKMPASLQCISLQSVECSSEWLCSLWITLSSLDHQVECDLWGVVLKSNEEASGNESHSYLLDLRSELLAHDMSNIEKLVETGSKELFEMLRDTSIGILNLPTADNASLAADILHTLNKLTKLYLWGTYTGRCDLKMPASLQCISLPEVTCSPEWLCSLLITLCSLDHKVKCELWDVVLKSNEEARENESHSYLLDVRSELLAHDMSNIKILVKTGSKELFEILRDTSIGILNLRTADNASLASDILHTLNKLTKLYLRETYTGRCDLKMPASLKCISLQSVECSSEWLCSLWITLSSLDHKVECELWNAVLKSNEEASGNESHSYLLDLRSELLAHDMSNIKILVTTGSKELIEILRDTSIGILNLPTADSASLASEILHTLNKLTKLYLMGTYTGRCDLKLPSSLQCISLRNGECSPEWLGSFFITLSEVYHQVECTMFDFRVKTSDTGSGIESGITVIRSELLSCDLSHVKLYVENDSRIPFELVRGTNIDSLLLTSNDYASLDLVTQSSLTMLKEIRFKGIHMTRFHHKLPSTLQFMILCDGYCSPDWLKSLMIHLSTLDHTVRLYLYEYALVSSGESNAMVLEPPILKCEDLSNVKLELMKDSPGLYETLPTINITSLNMTQIEHPNILSQTLPLLTHLQQLRMCLKQYTVMQLPGSIKYVFIIYTTFSPSSLQHFVQDMYTAQHNVQCKLLFRVEGNEDDYTRIKHEVCKLESVEMQKFEVVDKRHFRGAVAAAATLSATADEADDDFDKHLLRREGYVDSRTWLHYCKIRLKFEFR; translated from the coding sequence atgcctgcttcattgcagtgtattagtctgcagagtgtcgaatgttcatctgagtggctgtgcagttTGTGGATCACGCTGTGTTCATTAGATCATCAGGTCGAGTGTGAGCTGTGGAATGTTGTATTGAAGTCAAATGAAGAAGCCCGTGGAAACGaatcacattcatatttattagacttgcgatctgaattactggcacatgacatgtccaatattgagatattagtggaaactggcagtaaggaactgtttgaaatattacgtgatacaagtatagggatccttaaTCTGCCAACGGCTTATAGTTCCTcgttagcatccgagattcttcacacgcttaACAAGCTAACAAAGCTTTATTTGAGGGGGACCTATACTGGTCGTTGTGATCTCAAGATGCCTGCTTCATTGAAGTGTATTAGTCTGTCGGAAGTCACATGTTCacctgagtggctgtgcagcttgttgatcacgctgtgTTCATTAGATCATAAGgtcaagtgtgagctgtgggatgttgtattgaagTCAAATGAAGAAGCCAGTGGAGACGAATCACATACACAATTATCTGACATGAGATCTGAAATAATGTCAAAAGATATGTCCAATCTTAAGATACTAGTTGACAAGGTCAGtcaggaactgtttgaaatattacgtaatacaagtatagggatcctagacCTGAGAACGGCTGATAATGCCTCGTTAGcatcagagattcttcacacgctcaacaagctaacaaagctttatttgagggggacctatacgggtcgtTGTGATCTCAAGatgcctgcttcattgcagtgtattagtctgcagagtgtcgaatgttcatctgagtggctgtgcagttTGTGGATCACGCTGTGTTCATTAGATCATCAGGTCGAGTGTGAGCTGTGGAATGTTGTATTGAAGTCAAATGAAGAAGCCCGTGGAAACGaatcacattcatatttattagacttgcgatctgaattactggcacatgacatgtccaatattgagatattagtggaaactggcagtaaggaactgtttgaaatattacgtgatacaagtatagggatccttaaTCTGCCAACGGCTTATAGTTCCTcgttagcatccgagattcttcacacgctcaacaagctaacaAAGCTTTATTTGAGGGGGACCTATACTGGTCGTTGTGATCTCAAGATGCCTGCTTCATTGAAGTATATTAGTCTGTCGGAAGTCACATGTTCacctgagtggctgtgcagcttgttgatcacgctgtgTTCATTAGATCATAAGgtcaagtgtgagctgtgggatgttgtattgaagTCAAATGAAGAAGCCAGTGGAGACGAATCACATACACAATTATCTGACCTGAGATCTGAAATAATGTCAAAAGATATGTCCAATCTTAAGATACTAGTTGACAAGGTCAGtcaggaactgtttgaaatattacgtaatacaagtatagggatcctagacCTGAGAACGGCTGATAATGCCTCGTTAGcatcagagattcttcacacgctcaacaagctaacaaagctttatttgagggggacctatacgggtcgtTGTGATCTCAAGatgcctgcttcattgcagtgtattagtctgcagagtgtcgaatgttcatctgagtggctgtgcagttTGTGGATCACGCTGTGTTCATTAGATCATCAGGTCGAGTGTGAGCTGTGGAATGTTGTATTGAAGTCAAATGAAGAAGCCCGTGGAAACGaatcacattcatatttattagacttgcgatctgaattactggcacatgacatgtccaatattgagatattagtggaaactggcagtaaggaactgtttgaaatattacgtgatacaagtatagggatccttaaTCTGCCAACGGCTTATAGTTCCTcgttagcatccgagattcttcacacgctcaacaagctaacaAAGCTTTATTTGAGGGGGACCTATACTGGTCGTTGTGATCTCAAGatgcctgcttcattgcagtgtattagtctgcagagtgtcgaatgttcatctgagtggctgtgcagttTGTggatcacgctctcttcattagatcatcaggTCGAGTGTGATCTGTGGGGTGTTGTATTGAAGTCAAATGAAGAAGCCAGTGGAAACGaatcacattcatatttattagaCTTGCGATCTGAATTACTGGCACATGACATGTCCAATATTGAGAAATTAGTGGAAactggcagtaaggaactgtttgaaatgttacgtgatacaagtatagggatccttaaCCTGCCAACGGCTGATAATGCCTCATTAGCAGCAGAtattcttcacacgctcaacaagctaacaaagctttatttgtgggggacctatacgggtcgtTGTGATCTCAAGatgcctgcttcattgcagtgtattagtctgcCGGAAGTCACATGTTCacctgagtggctgtgcagcttgttgatcacgctgtgTTCATTAGATCATAAGgtcaagtgtgagctgtgggatgttgtattgaagTCAAATGAAGAAGCCCGTGAAAACGaatcacattcatatttattagaCGTGCGATCTGAATTACTGGCACATGACATGTCCAATATTAAGATATTAGTAAAAACaggcagtaaggaactgtttgaaatattacgtgatacaagtatagggatcctaaaCCTGAGAACGGCTGATAATGCCTCGTTAGCATCAGAtattcttcacacgctcaacaagctaacaAAGCTTTATTTGAGGGAGACCTATACGGGTCGTTGTGATCTCAAGATGCCTGCTTCATTGAAGTGTATTAGTCTGCAGAgtgtcgaatgttcatctgagtggctgtgcagttTGTggatcacgctctcttcattagatcataaGGTCGAGTGTGAGCTGTGGAATGCTGTATTGAAGTCAAATGAAGAAGCCAGTGGAAACGaatcacattcatatttattagaCTTGCGATCTGAATTACTGGCACATGACATGTCCAATATTAAGATATTAGTGACAACTGGCAGTAAGGAACTGattgaaatattacgtgatacaagtatagggatccttaaTCTTCCAACGGCTGATAGTGCCTcgttagcatccgagattcttcacacgctcaacaagctaacaAAGCTTTATTTGATGGGGACTTATACGGGTCGTTGTGATCTCAAGCTGCCCTcttcattgcagtgtattagtctgcGGAATGGTGAGTGTTCACCTGAGTGGTTGGGCAGCTTTTTTATCACGCTGTCGGAAGTATATCATCAAGTTGAGTGTACAATGTTTGATTTTCGTGTAAAAACAAGTGATACAGGAAGTGGTATTGAGTCAGGCATAACTGTTATTCGTAGTGAATTGTTGTCATGTGACTTATCTCATGTTAAACTATACGTTGAAAACGATAGTAGAATCCCGTTCGAACTTGTTCGTGGTACGAATATAGATTCTCTGTTACTCACAAGTAATGACTATGCTTCCCTGGATTTGGTGACACAAAGCTCCTTAACCATGCTTAAAGAAATTCGTTTCAAGGGAATTCACATGACACGTTTTCATCACAAATTACCATCTACTCTGCAATTTATGATTTTATGTGATGGATATTGTTCACCAGATTGGTTGAAAAGTTTGATGATACACCTGTCTACATTAGACCATACTGTCCGTTTGTACTTGTACGAATATGCTCTGGTATCGAGTGGTGAGTCAAATGCCATGGTTTTGGAACCGCCTATTTTGAAATGTGAAGATTTGTCGAATGTTAAATTGGAGTTAATGAAGGACTCCCCTGGATTGTATGAAACGTTACCCACAATTAATATTACCAGTCTGAACATGACGCAAATCGAACATCCCAACATTCTGTCACAGACACTGCCTCTACTCACCCACTTGCAGCAGCTAAGgatgtgtttaaaacaatatacgGTGATGCAACTACCAGGATCTATAAAGTATGTGTTTATAATTTACACAACATTTTCCCCTTCATCGTTACAACATTTCGTGCAGGACATGTATACCGCACAACATAACGTACAATGTAAATTGCTGTTCCGTGTTGAAGGGAATGAAGATGATTATACGAGAATTAAACACGAAGTGTGTAAACTGGAGTCAGTAGAAATGCAAAAGTTTGAAGTTGTAGACAAACGACATTTTCGGGgggctgttgctgctgctgctactcttTCTGCTACCGCTGACGAGGCTGATGACGATTTTGATAAGCATTTACTACGGAGAGAGGGATATGTTGATTCTCGAACGTGGTTGCACTATTGTAAAATTCGACTCAAATTTGAATTTAGATAA